Within the Maridesulfovibrio zosterae DSM 11974 genome, the region GTAGATGAGCGCTGCCAAAACTTTTTTATCTGATTTACCTTTTATTTCTTTTATTAATTTTTGTATCTTACGGGTACGATGTTTGCCCAGCATATCAAGCATGTGGCGATGCATGAATTCATCAAAGGGATGAGCTTCAAGGTGATCAAGCACTTCGGAAAAACTTAAATTTGGACCGGGGAAAGCTGCAAAACAGCCAGTTCCTGAGAGGGTGTCCATGAGTTTCAGTTCGTAACGCATATTTTCCTCTTTTTATTGTTTTCTGAAATAGTTTTTTTCAGTGATAAAATATAGTGTTAGTATGCGTGTGTTATCCTTATAAGCTGCGGATGTCACGTATACTTCGGACTGAAATAGTAGGGTATTTATTACTACAAGTGAAGCAGGGAAATATGGGAATAAAGAAAATTTTTAGTAATAAGATATTGTTACACGGAACGGTCATTTTGTTAGTGGTCGGGATTCTGTCTTATTGTATCGAAAATTACGGAGAGGGACACTTGTCTGCTCTTGCGGACTGGGTTGATGCCCGCGGCAATTTTGCTCCTTTATTCTTTATGCTGATAAATATTGCTGGAATGATTTTTGTCTTACCACAGACCATTTTCGTGGTGGTTGCGGGAGTACTTTTCGGTGCAGTAAAGGGTACAGCTATCTGTCTTGTCAGTATGGCAGTAGGCTCATCTATTTCTTTTTTTATGGGGCGTTTTGTTTTTAAACGTTTTATATTAAGAAAATTCGGGAAAGATCCTAACTTTATTAAGCTTGAAGTCCTTAGCCATAGACATCCGCTAAAAGTACTTGCGTTAAGTAGAATTGTTCCTGTGGTACCTTATTCTGTTGCTAACTACTTATGGTCTATTACAAAAGTTCGCTTCTTTCCTTTTTTAATGATGAGTATTCTTTGTATAATTCCAGAGACTGTTTTTCTTGCTACAGGTGGCCATATTCTGTCTGCAGGAGTGGTTAAGGGAACACTTAATTGGAAATTTCTAGCTGTACTGGTATCCGCTGGAGCTTTGATTTTTTTTCTGGTCAAGGCTGTGCGGAAAGGTCTTGATGATGAACAACTTTAATTAAACTCTGTTGCTAATGAAGTTTTCCCGGCGTGTGCCTTGATTATATAAAGAGGTTTATGTGCGGACCTATCTTGAAATGAAATTTTTCCAGAGACACCATAAAAGTTATCAATTCCTGAGAGACCTTTTATAATTTCTGCTGGTTGTGACCCCTCTTTTTGGGCTGCTTCAGCCAGCAGCATGATAGAATCAAAACCCAGCGCAGCGTTGCCGGTAGATGGTTTGTTTCCAAATAAGTTTTTGTAATCCTGAACAAATTCCTGAACCAACTGATCTTCACGTTGGAGGCTGGCTTGTGCTGCATAAAAAAGGATTCCAGGCCAATTCTTTATACTTTGCTGCATTGATATTCTGTCAAAACTTGTACCACCGATAATTTGATAGGTGATGCTATTTTCATTAAAAAGTTCTAATAGTTTTAAGCTGATTCGTGGAGGAGTAAAAATGACTATAGCTTCAATTTCCGGCTGAGCAGGGGCGGGGTCTCTTTTTTGTATGATTATGTCCGCTTCAGCTCCACCTGCAGTACCTGTACCTGTTTCTTCATTTGTAACTGTATTATTTTCCGGCGGTGGCGGGGTAAGTTGATTAATCTTTTTTACAATGAATGATAAGTCTGCGTCATTTTCAGTAATGCGCATTTCTGCCATTATGTTGCCGTTGTTCTGCCTAAAGTATTTGGCAAAGCTTTCAGCTTGCCGTGCATCTGTGTCGCTCAGGTCAGAACTGATTAAAATGATATTACCTATTTGCAGAGTATTTCCTGTATATCGGGCAATAATCTGTCCTATCCGTTTGCCGGGGACAGCCAGTGTAAAAATTTTTGGTCCAACTGAAGAAAGTTCTGCTACTTCGGCACCTGTACAGAGAAATGGTAATCCATTTGCTTGCAGGGCAGGAGCTGCGCTCAGGGCCGGATCTGAAGATAAAATGCCGCTGACTGCAGAGATTGATTTCAATACGCTAAATTTATCTACTGCTTTGAGTACATCTTCTGGACCACTTGTAATTGCTTCTGTTTTTAGATCAATTTTTATTTTACCACTAGAAGCATTTATTTTTTTAACGGCCAGCACCGCTCCGTTCATCGCTTCCTGTGCTGTTGGTGCTATATCTCCTTTAGTTTCAAAAATTGTTCCTAGTACCAGTTGATCTGCAAAGGATGAAGTGCAAAGAAGTAAGAACATGCTGATTGCTGAAAGTATTTTTGTCATGCTCCACGTCCCTTTCGGTGTTTGTTCGTTTTAGTAATTTTTATTATACGTTTTTGCCCTGTAGGTGTGGATTTTGTTTCATTTTTAGAGACACTGTTTTTCATTTTTTCAACTGCATCATTTTGTTTTTTCTTTTCTTCTGCGAGCGCAGTTTCTTTAGCTTTTTTTTCAGCTTCACGCTTTTTACGCTCTTCTTCACGCAGTTTATTTTTTATTTTAAATTCAACTATAGCATCTTTAAACTGCGCTTTTTTATTGGTGAAAGCTACTTTTCCGGCATGAACGATTTCGTTTAGTTTGTTGATTTCCCATAATTCAATGGAACGTGGGTACTTGATATAAACCGGGATAATTTCATGGTGGTGCATGTCAATTGCCATTGGTAATTGACTTGTAAGAATTGATCTTTTGAAAATTCTGGAGGTATTGAAATAGCTCTCCATGAAGCTTTTAGGTTCAGGATTGCATGCGTCATCAAAGTATATAGGAATAATTATATCAATCTGGCGTTTGACGCACTCCATTACTGGAACAGGAGATGAGAATGCTCCGTCGATCAATTTTCTACCATCGACATTTCCCGGAGGCATAAGCGGGTATATTGCACTGCTGGCGTATATGGCCTGAGCCAGATTGCCTTTTTCAAGAATCACCGGATTTCCGGTAGCAAGGTCTGTCGTCGTAATAACTGTTTTGGGGGAAAGATCAGAAATGTCAGTTTCTTTGAAAATTGTTTCATATGTTTTACGCAAGCAATCTGTTTTCAGAATACCGGATTCAGCCGTAAACCGGCCCATACCTGTGCTTGCTATTTCAAGTACTGAGTTATAGTCCACATCGGTGAAAAATCGAGGATCTAAGGTTTTAGAAAAAATTTCCTGAATATGACGAAGGTTGTATCCAGCTCCCATAAATGCAGCCAGAAGGGCTCCTCCGCTTACTCCGATAATTAGATCTATTTTAACATTCTGAGCTTGCAGGTATTCTATAAATGGCAGAGCACAAAAAGATTTGATACCTTCAGAACCGAGAATCAGAGCAACTGAGGGTCTTAATGGTGATTTAGGTGGGGCAACGATTTCTTTTTGCGTATCAGTACTATTTTTTTCTTCCATTTTGTATCCGTCCTTTGTCCAGAAAGATACATACAAGAAATAATAAGTACAATACTAATGAGTGAATTGTATGACTTGAAAGCTTATTTTTTAATCTCGTTAAGAAAGCTGCGTATGATTGGGAAAATATTTTCAACCATTACTGTGACCCCTTCAGTATTTGGATGAACTCCATCAGGTTGATAGAATTCAGATTCTTCAGATATCCCCAGAGTGAGATTTGGATAACAGGGTATATTGAACTTTTCAGCCAGAGCTGGAAAAACAGCTTTAAATACCGACGCATATCCTTGAGGTGTGAAATTCATGGGTTTAAAGCCTAACAGGAGAACAGGAATTCCTGCCTCCTGTAAGGCTTCAATCATACTTGATAAATTAAGTTTTAACTGCTCAGGGTCTTCCAACTGAAAGCAGTCATTGGCTCCGAATTCAACATAAGCAGCGTCAGGTTTGCTCTCTATTACATCAGCAAGACGTGCCAGCCCCGCAGCGGAAGTGTCACCGGATACTCCGAAATTTTTAATTTCTACGTGATATCCATTTTCCAGCAGCTTTCTTTCAAGTTGTGCAGGAAATGAGCTGTAGGCAGGTAGCCCATACCCTTCTGTAAGGCTGTCTCCAAATGCTGCTAATGTAATCTTTGCCATAAATTTTTAACCTTCGTCATTTTTCAACCAATGGCGGAATTTTGAGACTTCATCAGGCCACTGACTGGATATGCGTATTGTTATAAAATCTTTAAATACATGGTCGAAAAGAGCAATACATTTTTCTATAAGAAATATTTTTTCCAGAAATTTTGCATCAGGGTCATCGCCTTCTTCGTCTTTCATTTCCACTTTGGGAGTTTTGAGACCGCTTAAGGTGAAGTCATCAGCTTTAACCTGAACCTGCCAGAGATTTTCGTCAATTTCCATTTTTAACTGGGCACGGGTAACTTTTTTACCTGTTTTAAGTCCATAGAGAACTTCAGTCATGTCTCCGCTGGAAGAGTTTACTGTGGCAGTATCAACATTTTCACCATCGCCGCCCTGAACGGACATGCGCTGCTCCATGTAAAGCATGAAGCGTTCACCGCTTTCAAGTTCGAACATGCCGTCCTGTACTTCACTT harbors:
- a CDS encoding patatin-like phospholipase family protein; the protein is MEEKNSTDTQKEIVAPPKSPLRPSVALILGSEGIKSFCALPFIEYLQAQNVKIDLIIGVSGGALLAAFMGAGYNLRHIQEIFSKTLDPRFFTDVDYNSVLEIASTGMGRFTAESGILKTDCLRKTYETIFKETDISDLSPKTVITTTDLATGNPVILEKGNLAQAIYASSAIYPLMPPGNVDGRKLIDGAFSSPVPVMECVKRQIDIIIPIYFDDACNPEPKSFMESYFNTSRIFKRSILTSQLPMAIDMHHHEIIPVYIKYPRSIELWEINKLNEIVHAGKVAFTNKKAQFKDAIVEFKIKNKLREEERKKREAEKKAKETALAEEKKKQNDAVEKMKNSVSKNETKSTPTGQKRIIKITKTNKHRKGRGA
- a CDS encoding arylesterase, producing MAKITLAAFGDSLTEGYGLPAYSSFPAQLERKLLENGYHVEIKNFGVSGDTSAAGLARLADVIESKPDAAYVEFGANDCFQLEDPEQLKLNLSSMIEALQEAGIPVLLLGFKPMNFTPQGYASVFKAVFPALAEKFNIPCYPNLTLGISEESEFYQPDGVHPNTEGVTVMVENIFPIIRSFLNEIKK
- a CDS encoding ABC transporter substrate-binding protein — protein: MTKILSAISMFLLLCTSSFADQLVLGTIFETKGDIAPTAQEAMNGAVLAVKKINASSGKIKIDLKTEAITSGPEDVLKAVDKFSVLKSISAVSGILSSDPALSAAPALQANGLPFLCTGAEVAELSSVGPKIFTLAVPGKRIGQIIARYTGNTLQIGNIILISSDLSDTDARQAESFAKYFRQNNGNIMAEMRITENDADLSFIVKKINQLTPPPPENNTVTNEETGTGTAGGAEADIIIQKRDPAPAQPEIEAIVIFTPPRISLKLLELFNENSITYQIIGGTSFDRISMQQSIKNWPGILFYAAQASLQREDQLVQEFVQDYKNLFGNKPSTGNAALGFDSIMLLAEAAQKEGSQPAEIIKGLSGIDNFYGVSGKISFQDRSAHKPLYIIKAHAGKTSLATEFN
- a CDS encoding TVP38/TMEM64 family protein, translating into MSALADWVDARGNFAPLFFMLINIAGMIFVLPQTIFVVVAGVLFGAVKGTAICLVSMAVGSSISFFMGRFVFKRFILRKFGKDPNFIKLEVLSHRHPLKVLALSRIVPVVPYSVANYLWSITKVRFFPFLMMSILCIIPETVFLATGGHILSAGVVKGTLNWKFLAVLVSAGALIFFLVKAVRKGLDDEQL